A window from Cryptomeria japonica chromosome 1, Sugi_1.0, whole genome shotgun sequence encodes these proteins:
- the LOC131050410 gene encoding heavy metal-associated isoprenylated plant protein 41 isoform X2, which yields MMEQPPCSRTTFDELLRLIERADLSERQPMVERRLMHYSSSQSILLVGEGNFSFSSALATAFECAQNIVATTLDSKEKVLRVYDTARSSIWNLESRRGLVLYEVDATRLHQIGKLRASQFDRIVFNLPHAGFIGGGECSKEAIKKNNELVSMFFKSATEMLRLCGEIHVTNKVGPPYKKWTLEGEAEKYGLYLKESVSFQKTDYPGYMNKRGSGRKINRTFRLGECKTYMFSMV from the exons ATGATGGAGCAGCCTCCATGTTCCAGAACCACCTTTGATGAATTACTAAGGCTAATAGAAAGAGCTGATCTTTCTGAG AGGCAACCCATGGTGGAGAGGAGGCTAATGCATTATTCTAGCTCTCAAAGCATTCTGTTAGTTGGAGAAGgcaatttctcattttcttcagCTTTGGCAACTGCATTTGAATGTGCACAAAACATCGTAGCCACAACACTTGATAGCAAAG AGAAAGTCTTGAGGGTTTATGATACAGCTCGTAGTTCAATATGGAACTTGGAAAGTCGTAGAGGATTGGTACTGTATGAGGTGGATGCAACCAGATTGCACCAAATTGGAAAATTAAGAGCGAGCCAGTTTGACAGAATTGTTTTCAATCTGCCGCATGCAGGCTTTATTGGCGGTGGCGAATGCAGTAAAGAAGCCATCAAGAAGAACAACGAGCTGGTAAGTATGTTCTTCAAAAGTGCTACCGAGATGCTGAGATTGTGTGGAGAAATTCATGTTACTAACAAGGTGGGGCCACCCTACAAAAAATGGACTTTGGAAGGAGAAGCAGAAAAGTATGGGCTATATTTGAAGGAGTCTGTTAGTTTTCAGAAAACTGATTATCCTGGTTATATGAATAAAAGGGGAAGTGGACGAAAGATAAACAGAACCTTCCGTCTGGGAGAATGTAAAACTTATATGTTCTCGATGGTCTGA
- the LOC131050410 gene encoding uncharacterized protein At4g26485 isoform X3, whose product MEKLVYGGNVTFYEELLRLEEASVLFQRQPMVERRLMHYSSSQSILLVGEGNFSFSSALATAFECAQNIVATTLDSKEKVLRVYDTARSSIWNLESRRGLALLAVANAVKKPSRRTTSW is encoded by the exons ATGGAAAAGCTTGTGTATGGTGGAAATGTGACCTTTTATGAGGAATTGCTAAGGCTGGAAGAAGCATCAGTGTTGTTCCAG AGGCAACCCATGGTGGAGAGGAGGCTAATGCATTATTCTAGCTCTCAAAGCATTCTGTTAGTTGGAGAAGgcaatttctcattttcttcagCTTTGGCAACTGCATTTGAATGTGCACAAAACATCGTAGCCACAACACTTGATAGCAAAG AGAAAGTCTTGAGGGTTTATGATACAGCTCGTAGTTCAATATGGAACTTGGAAAGTCGTAGAGGATTG GCTTTATTGGCGGTGGCGAATGCAGTAAAGAAGCCATCAAGAAGAACAACGAGCTGGTAA
- the LOC131050410 gene encoding heavy metal-associated isoprenylated plant protein 41 isoform X1, with product MEKLVYGGNVTFYEELLRLEEASVLFQRQPMVERRLMHYSSSQSILLVGEGNFSFSSALATAFECAQNIVATTLDSKEKVLRVYDTARSSIWNLESRRGLVLYEVDATRLHQIGKLRASQFDRIVFNLPHAGFIGGGECSKEAIKKNNELVSMFFKSATEMLRLCGEIHVTNKVGPPYKKWTLEGEAEKYGLYLKESVSFQKTDYPGYMNKRGSGRKINRTFRLGECKTYMFSMV from the exons ATGGAAAAGCTTGTGTATGGTGGAAATGTGACCTTTTATGAGGAATTGCTAAGGCTGGAAGAAGCATCAGTGTTGTTCCAG AGGCAACCCATGGTGGAGAGGAGGCTAATGCATTATTCTAGCTCTCAAAGCATTCTGTTAGTTGGAGAAGgcaatttctcattttcttcagCTTTGGCAACTGCATTTGAATGTGCACAAAACATCGTAGCCACAACACTTGATAGCAAAG AGAAAGTCTTGAGGGTTTATGATACAGCTCGTAGTTCAATATGGAACTTGGAAAGTCGTAGAGGATTGGTACTGTATGAGGTGGATGCAACCAGATTGCACCAAATTGGAAAATTAAGAGCGAGCCAGTTTGACAGAATTGTTTTCAATCTGCCGCATGCAGGCTTTATTGGCGGTGGCGAATGCAGTAAAGAAGCCATCAAGAAGAACAACGAGCTGGTAAGTATGTTCTTCAAAAGTGCTACCGAGATGCTGAGATTGTGTGGAGAAATTCATGTTACTAACAAGGTGGGGCCACCCTACAAAAAATGGACTTTGGAAGGAGAAGCAGAAAAGTATGGGCTATATTTGAAGGAGTCTGTTAGTTTTCAGAAAACTGATTATCCTGGTTATATGAATAAAAGGGGAAGTGGACGAAAGATAAACAGAACCTTCCGTCTGGGAGAATGTAAAACTTATATGTTCTCGATGGTCTGA